The following DNA comes from Solea solea chromosome 6, fSolSol10.1, whole genome shotgun sequence.
ATAAGAATCCACGAGGCCTGAGTTTGGGGCATTTAAACTGTGTTAAAGAAAAGCCTGTCCATACACGTGTGTCCATGCCAAAAACAATGGTGTGAATGTCATTTAGAAAACGAGAGAAAACAGTGTTAAAGTTGGGTTTTTGTGTTGTGACTTTACGTGACCTGTCCACCGTGGACATATAAAAGTTAAATAAGTTAAATAAGTTGGAGCTTATTGTTTGTCACCAGATGAACacttctcccacacacagagGCTCAGCCACCACAccaagaggagagaggaggacaaGTTCATGCAATGGAGCCAGTTCCACAGTGTCACAATGAAagcacatgcagcagcagagatgtgAGGATGCCCGACAACAGCAGAGCCCTTATTACCAGACTTggcctttttcttcttcttcttcttcttcagtttgATGCGGAGGAAGTCCTTCTGCTTCGGTTTCTCTTTCAGTTTGTCTTTTACACATCCTGAGGACATTGAAGTAGCATTATTAAAGCCCCATGTCAACGGTTGTGTACAATTCAATGGCAGGGGTTGTTTCAGAACGAGAACAATAGGACAACTATCTTTCTACTTTGATAACCACAATGCAACCATTTTCCCTCGCCGTAAACAACACTCTCAAACTGACCCATGCCAAAGCCGCTCTTGTCTGAGTCCTTGTCCTGGTGCAGACATCCGTTCCTTTCCAGCTGGTTCTCCTTACTCTTCTCCCTCAGCAGTGACCTGTGCTGATGGTTCTGGGCGTTCATTGCTGGAGGGGCGGATGTGCGTCTGCTCGGCATCTTTACCTCACTGCGGGGAAACACAGCACCTCCTACGGagtctacaaaaaaaaaaaaaaaattgaataacATTCCTTACAAAGGGCTGGTAGTGGAACATGCTTACAGTTCAGCTGGGTTTTAAAGTGTATGGTTATTACATATTTCACTCATGATACGGTGTTCATAACCATTTAATGGCACACGTTTAATGCAGTAATTGAAAGAGGAATGCAAGCACACGGTCATCTTCATTTACATTTGGCTGCTATTGGCTGATACGTGTTATTGCAGCATCATTAAACAAACTGGATGTTACATTTTCTCTAAAAGGAAGAACTAACAACACTAGTAAACAGCACTTGTTGACATGTTTGCACTGTGGTCGAGTGTAAAATGAAATTGAGCAGATATGGCgcacatatatatgcatgtgtaaAACACAATATAAGCTTGTTTAGTGTAGGGCTGCCACAAACGATTATTTCGGTAGTCATCGATTATTTTTGCAAATGAGTCAACTAATCGGATCATATGCAAATACAGCTGCACTTATTTAACCATCATTAGCTTCCAGCTGGAAGTGTTTAAGGTATGTGCtcactaaaaataaagacaattaagatGATAGTTCATTCAACTTTTAATGAACTTTGCAGCTTGTAGcagcatttctgacatttttttaatgtgataaataaaagaaaattctCTGGCCTTTAACATTTTTAGTTGTAAATGTTTAGTGCattgtaaaatgaaaacaaaaaactatgcattatgaatatatatatatatatatatatatatatatatatatatatgttataaaaCATTAGCGTTATCACATTTCCTAATCAAACATGACTGTTACAGCACACACATAACATACTTGTGCTAAGGCTAATGAAATTGTCATCATTAATATTAACGTTTACAGCTATAAGTAAGTAGCTCACTGTTGATGCTCATTTTACCAGCTAACTAGCCAATTAGCTTACTGAGACAGTCCTTCTCTGTCAGAAAAGTAATCACAACGTGCTTCCTTTTCAGATTCTCGTGCATCACCGTCGTACTGCCGTGGAAGTCAAGTTCTGCCATGCAGATTTTGCATTGCACattcttctgttttattttggtaaattgCTCCCAAACTTCCCAGGTCTGTTGCCAGCTAGCCATGATATTGTTTGGGCCTAACTTTTCCCGTGACATCACAGCTGACCCCGATTACCACGACTGCGCAAGTGCGTCAAGGACAGAAAGGCAGACAAGACAGTGGAAGGTGCAGCGGCAGtttagagagaaaaacaaagctttgaAAAATAAACTATTATGTCAACTGTTTAATAACTGACTTAATCGTGACTAGTCGACTAGGATTTCAAGGATCTGTGGGTTGAGGTATGAGCAGAACTCACTCATGGAGGCAGAGATGGTGCGTCTTCTCTTGGGGCCGTCCACACCAGTGGCAGTAGTCTGCTTGTCAGAGGCCCGGGTCTGGACGCTCCTCGTGGGGCTGCGCTCCTCCTCCATAGGTGGTTCCTCACCATGGTAGTATTTCATGTGGTAGTGCAGCAGTTTAGCCTTACGGAATGATTTTGTGCAGCCGGGAGCGCTGCACTTAAATGGGTTGTGGTCGAGGTTGATGGACAGCACGGGAGGAGGCTGGTTTTTGATAACGCGGTATACTAAAACAGAGaacaacaaatgtgtgttattaaagtatatgtacaaaaaaattcaataaaaatgattGGATGTGTTTAAGAAATGTTGGGATGTGCTTACGTGGTTCTCTGCTGAATCTGTTGGGGTTGTGGAAACCTTGCTTCCTCACCGCTATCAAACATTAAGAGAACACGTTGTTACATTAGAAAATGGACCCACAGGTTACGTGACGCTTTCTTCACTCTTATACTTACGTTTTACAGGCTGGGGAGGCGGCACATCCACTGTAGGCTCAGAgctctctgactggatgtttgGTTTCAGCTCCACATCTCCATTAGATTCTGTGGTTGTCATAGTGACCGACACCTGCTCCGTCTCTGCTGACGTCTGAGGAGGTAACTCCATGTATGGCTTTGTTTCTGTCTCATTGGTTTCCTGCGGTTCCTCCTTCATCTCTCCGTTTACATGACAACTGTTTTCAATGCGTTGGTCACCTTCCTCCACCTTAACACCATTTGTGAGTCCTGTCTCTTTTTCTGCATCCCTTGACTTGTTCTCAGCTCCATGCTCTggcatttcctcttcctgtttgatAGTGGGCGTGGCCTCTAGTTCCCCATTACTCTTCTTGGTCTTGTTGCGCATCATATCCTCTTTGTGCTCCTCATTGTCACTGTTGCTGTCCTCCTCCTGGTCTGAAATGCTTCTTCTGGCTCGTTTGTTTTTGGGAGGACCTCCGTTCTCAAGAGACCTCCTGTCCCTGCGGTTTGGGGCCCTCCTGACCATGTTCCTTTCAGACGACCGAGACTTGCCACCTCTCTATTTGACAACAGACCAAAGAAAAGGTTCAGGAGACAAGAGTTTTGAAATAATGCTCATGGTAAAATGACTGAAAGAGGTAGAAGTATAAAAAAGTCTAGCGACAGTCACAGGTCACAGTgacccgctgctgctgctgctgctgctgctgcttgccCACAGTGACTTCTCACCCAGAAACCACCCTTATTTGTGTTTCCTCATTTAATTTGAGTGTCGAGTTATACATGTGTGAGTACTGGCAGACTTGCATAAGTcttccatggttaccatcttctTTGCTCtcttttgaataaaaacaatagcaTGTCACAGGGAAGTACGAGCAGTCAGTGTGGGGGGGCCAACACTGACCAAAGCAGAAATGGACAGATGACTGAATATTAGTGCTGTCAGCGTTAAATTTGGCGcttgatttaaataatttaatgcatttaacattgttttgtttaccGCCGATGACGACGTGGTCACGTGTGCAGTCACACCGAGCCATCCTGGTTACAGGACAGTCTACGGCGCAAAGATGGCTAAGGAAGGACTTTTAGGCGGAAagtttaaaaagttattttaaaaagttaccCAACAAAACTAAAATGTGCAAAGCCATTATGTgttgattctacattcattccatGATTTTATAGAAATAACACTCACTTACTTCCAGTAATTTGCTGGACTTGTCGATACACACAGTATGTAATGTAGGTATACAAAATAgaatgaatatgaataattCCAATTACCTGGTTAATAAACGGCTTTACATGTATCCCCTTCACTGTCTGGATGACGCCATCATAGAACCTCACAGTGTAGGAAGCTGAGAGAGGAGAACAGACGTATGTTTGAAGCATtaggcctggttcacactggGTGCACTGTGTATGTCTCAGCATCCATATGTTTACAAATGAGAGCGATCACACCGCATGTTCCTGAGCTCAGGCGTCAtgttgataatgatattgacattCTACCAACACGATTACATTAAACCAACTCCCcttactgtagctttaaatatgtattgaaattacatatacatatatacatgcatacatatatacatacatacatacatacgtgtatatatatatatatatatatatatatatatatatatatatatatatatatatatatatatatatatatatatatatatatatatatatatacacatatatatatatacacatacatacatacatacacatacatccAGTGTGAACCCAGCTTTACAGACCAGATATATGCTTTGACTATTCTTAGGGAAATAATAATCCATTTAGAtacttatataatatatttcacAATTCCAAATTTCAAATCTGCAACCTTATAATCATTACATTGAAATATTATGGAACCATACCGTTAACATTTAATTGAGAAcattaatatattaatacacACATGTAAAAGGTTAGTTTATTACTCCTCACCATCTTTGTTGACTGAAATGACCTTAGCAGGGTAGAAACGGCAGTCAGACCAGCTGGCCAATACCTTGTCGTTCACATGGAAACCctggagagaagacagagaccTTCAGTCGAGGACATACTAGAGGCATGTAGTCAAAATAACAGCAGATGTGCAGCCGTTTCACTGCCAACAATAGCTTGACTGTTGTTACATCCATATTAAAATAAGCATTTGCGTTTAAATTCCAGGGTCAATGACATGCAGAGAAAACTAGACAATGACAGTAGGTGTGAAAGTGAGAGTGGTGGTAGGGTCCTATGATTTCCGTGATGTGTAAAACACGGACGGAATCACAGAACTGAAAACACAAGCGATGAGCAGAAGAAGAGCAAGGAAAAAGAGCAGCTAACAGGAGTCTCTACAAAGCATGATTACAACTACAAGCCTGACAGCAGAATCAAGATTTTGTCCAGGATTTGTGTCCTCCTTTTTATCCCCTCTAGAAAAGCTAAAGAACCTACGGCTGTTTCTGGTGAAATCCTGCAAACAGGAAGGGGGTGTGGCCTGAAGATAAGCATAGCCTCCGACAGACTCATCAGTATCTAACCTACATTGTGTTGAAGAATCACCATAATATGCTTAAAAGCACTTAATGTTACAGACaaactgacattaaaatgttttgtatttcagAATTAAAgcacatgttaaaatagtgcaaTGTTCTGTTGCATAATCAAGTTTAGTTTTATTACTTATCAGGTTGTTGGCATttgatttaatcacattttaagaCACCTTTTGTTGTTGGTAAAATAAGTgttaaagatgtaaaaaaaaaaaaaaaaagcagcctctTACAAACAGCAGATTTAGCATGGGATGCTATTCATTACATTACTTTACATAACATGCAGTCTTGCTTAAAATGACTGATGCTGGTAAACAATGATCCCATTTGCTAGAAAACACATCATTAGATGATTCATAACAacgtttgtttgtatgtttggtAGCTTACGGGTAGAGGAGCATCGTCATGCAGGCCCTGCCGTCTCAGCTGAATCCTCTCCACAGGTCTCAGGTAGGGACTCGTCCACTCAAACCATTCATCATAACGGTGGCTCCACTGGCGGTAATGGATTAGTACTTTTTCATCTTCGTAGTCAATCTTCTCTATGTTGGCAGCATACCTGCAGGACAACAGATCCAATACTGTGAAttaagacagagagaaagggtTCTTCTACAGGCTGAAGTTCACTAACATGacaacatttttcatatttatacaCAGAATCACCATTTGTGCTGTTCTGTTTCTGTAAGACAGAACTGCTCCATAATTATTAGGGCTGCACGATAAAtcgttaaaaaataaaagaaactgcAATCTCCATTCACAACTACACGCGATCAACGATTCTTCTgcaattttatttcatgtgctGCGTCGCAAAAACACGATCCTATTTTCCTCTTCCAGCCTTGTCGCTGCATTCTCTCGTCTTTACTTCGCGTGATTCAGAGGAGGGAATGTTCCTCTGCAGCTGAGTTTACAAGCAACGGCGCCGAGTGAGTGCGGCACAGAACCGTGTGCTCAATCCGGCTCCATTCACAGCTCTGTCAGTGTACAGCACCGCAGCATTCTGCTGAATTGTGTTTTCCGGTACCGACAAAAATAGGAGACGTGCACATTTAAACGAACGAGTAAACGACCGACTGACGGAACAATGAAGGAGCCGGTACGCGATGCAGACAGATTGGTGGAAGAATTACTCATTGTTTgtacacacaccaattagtgacagtcaatttgtcctctgcatttaagccatccttattacacacaagCCAAGGAACAGGAGCAGTGGGAAGCACTTATCTGCagccggggagcaatggggggattgggtgccttgctcaggggcccCTCAGCCCTTGGCCCGTCCCTGAAGTTGACACatttggcgtatttccaccggctctactcgcctcgccacgccacagcacagtttaagtagtgtttccactagcatagtacctggcaCCAGGTACTATATTTAGTatctgctcaggcgaggttccaaaagcgtgccgAGTAGGtaactatgcgatgattggtcagactgtcggccactgactggccagagtgctgtcacaggaagagacgtcccacacagaaatcaagccgaacagtgccgaactgtagatcacttaaaactacttaacaatcctaaaaacgtgggttaatctccaacaactaccaggagtctggtgtaaagtcacaaGTCACTCGTTGGAGAGATACAACCTAAAccatgccgtgccgaggcgaggtgagtagagctggtggaaatatgCCAATTGACTAAAGTGGATATGTATCACTTCCGATGCTGCGATGGACAAGCATGAAGTGGAATCTCAGGGTTAGAATCCCAATAATGCACACTTGagcttctctctcacactcgaccacgaggacacacacacacacacacactcaactgcACCTTTCTCTCGCTGGAGCACTCATCATgctcatgcataaaaaaaaaaaaaactgttgtattCTGTGAAACTGTTGAAATTTTAAGAAAGACCCTGATATAAATGGACACACTGCCGTGGAGATGTCCATTGTTATAATGCTACAAGTGCCTGACACAGCTTGCACGCCGTGGAACGCcaaaaatatttccacaccGGTGAGTTCAGAGAAGCGGGTGGGGGTTCAAGTTTGGTCCAtgccatggttactattagttggcagcagcttgGGGTTAGAGGGAGGAGGCAACAATGGCTACAAGCATAACACTATTTTTATTCCCCTTCTCACACGCCTGAGATGGTGACGTCGTTTTGATCAATATTCAATTTACAATCAAGAACATGACAACCCTAACTGTTCAACTGAGGGAAGAATACTCCGCTgagttgcattttattttaacttcatGCATCAAAAGTAgagtataaaaaaaatctgctgtgaCTAGACCTGCAGTGTCCTGCTGACAAAGACCTGAGCGACAAATCATGCAAAAAGTTTGACTGCTTTGCTAGTTCAGTGTTCTCTTGTAAGTATTTCACTCCAGGACTATTCCACAAAATCTGCATCTATAAACAATTGTTAAAAGCAATTACAGTGCATTACAGTCAACAGGCAATAGAATGTTATTACTTTAGAATGACCAAAATATTTGCTTATGCAAAAATAAGACCATCCCTTTTAATGTTTACTatatagaaacaaaaaaactattcaGGATGCGTAACATTTTCAGTTATTCATTATTAATGCAGGCCATGGGCT
Coding sequences within:
- the phf20a gene encoding PHD finger protein 20 isoform X2 — protein: MQREKFNCVVRRRQAEAVVPAHFRDYITYLRAGGQTVTGEQESSLDVGSMSKTPPNRRGITFEVGAQLEARDSLKNWYAANIEKIDYEDEKVLIHYRQWSHRYDEWFEWTSPYLRPVERIQLRRQGLHDDAPLPGFHVNDKVLASWSDCRFYPAKVISVNKDASYTVRFYDGVIQTVKGIHVKPFINQRGGKSRSSERNMVRRAPNRRDRRSLENGGPPKNKRARRSISDQEEDSNSDNEEHKEDMMRNKTKKSNGELEATPTIKQEEEMPEHGAENKSRDAEKETGLTNGVKVEEGDQRIENSCHVNGEMKEEPQETNETETKPYMELPPQTSAETEQVSVTMTTTESNGDVELKPNIQSESSEPTVDVPPPQPVKPVRKQGFHNPNRFSREPLYRVIKNQPPPVLSINLDHNPFKCSAPGCTKSFRKAKLLHYHMKYYHGEEPPMEEERSPTRSVQTRASDKQTTATGVDGPKRRRTISASMNSVGGAVFPRSEVKMPSRRTSAPPAMNAQNHQHRSLLREKSKENQLERNGCLHQDKDSDKSGFGMGCVKDKLKEKPKQKDFLRIKLKKKKKKKKAKSDEDSISDWSTDSCGWSDEDFGVDLDVTTPPLSVDSGAVDTNDQEIVRCICEVEEENDFMIQCEDCLCWQHGTCMGLLEENVPDRYTCYICRDPPGQRQSLRYWYDREWLTNGHMYGLSFLEENYSHQNAKKITTTHQLLGDVHHVVEVLSGLQLKMNVLQSSAHSDLQLWRQPWKHLERSWTNSDSCRGSDAAQSPAIADEDMSRGEILMSSALEKLSRVATAATSSTSCSSSPFPSFQDSYIISEHCYQKPWAYYPAVEQRLVVETRQGSELEDSMRSTEELLEREQRYGSLLETDKPKSTGSSNKASVGGSWSQAEMKAEVGRDPDEAADNKQHQQWQINLLDHIEAVQDEVSHRMDFIERELDVLESWLDYTGELEPPEPLARLPQLKHRIKQLLTQLDKVQQISLFSST